One genomic region from Amia ocellicauda isolate fAmiCal2 chromosome 4, fAmiCal2.hap1, whole genome shotgun sequence encodes:
- the LOC136748138 gene encoding protein mono-ADP-ribosyltransferase PARP6 isoform X3, giving the protein MLRLPCQSLCLQDVKGQYWTDEESDGDNDSEEFLYGIQGSCAADLYRHPQLDADIEAVKDIYTDSAVSVREYGTIDDVDIDLQINIGFLDEEVATAWKVIRTEPIVLRLRFSLSQYLDGPEPSVEVFQPSNKEGFSLGLQLKKILSMFTSQQWKHLSNEFLKAQQEKRHSWFKAGGTIKKFRAGLSIFSPIPKSPSFPLIQDSVLKGKLGVPELRVTRLMNRSISCTMKNPKGELFSYPPNSQSVAVPAARPPAQITTKQLIELFFSSQAGGHCKNIPTLEYGFLVQIMKYSEQRIPTLNEYCVVCDEQHVFQNGSMLKPAVCTRELCVFSFYTLGVMSGAAEEVATGAEVVDLLVAMCRAALESPRKSIIFEPYPSVVDPNDPKTLAFNPKKKNYERLQKALDSVMSIREMTQGSYLEIKKQMDKLDPLAHPLLQWIISSNRSHIVKLPLSRQLKFMHTSHQFLLLSSPPAKEARFRTAKKLYGSTFAFHGSHIENWHSILRNGLVNASYTKLQVCSSRS; this is encoded by the exons GACGCCGACATTGAGGCCGTGAAGGACATTTACACAGACAGTGCTGTCTCTGTCAG GGAGTATGGCACCATTGACGATGTGGACATTGACCTGCAAATTAACATCGGTTTCCTGGAT GAGGAGGTGGCGACTGCGTGGAAGGTGATTCGGACAGAACCGATTGTCCTTCGCCTCCGCTTCTCCCTGTCCCAATACCTGGATGGACCAG AGCCTTCGGTGGAAGTGTTCCAGCCTTCAAATAAAGAAGGTTTCAGTTTGGGGCTGCAGCTAAAGAA GATCCTCAGCATGTTCACATCTCAGCAATGGAAGCACCTGAGTAATGAGTTCCTGAAGGCCCAGCAGGAGAAGCGGCACAGCTGGTTCAAGGCCGGTGGCACCATCAAGAAATTCCGCGCTGGCCTGAGCATCTTCTCTCCCATCCCCAA GTCTCCCAGTTTCCCCCTGATCCAGGACTCGGTGCTAAAGGGGAAGCTGGGTGTACCGGAGCTGCGTGTGACTCGGTTGATGAACCGCTCCATTTCCTGCACCATGAAGAACCCCAAGGGGGAGCTCTTTAGCTATCCTCCCAACAGCCAG AGTGTGGCTGTCCCAGCGGCCAGGCCTCCAGCGCAGATTACCACGAAGCAGCTGATTGAATTGTTTTTCTCATCCCAGGCGGGGGGCCACTGCAAGAATATCCCAACCTTGGAGTATGGCTTCCTAGTACAG ATAATGAAATACTCTGAGCAGCGGATTCCTACTCTAAACGAGTACTGTGTGGTCTGTGATGAACAGCATGTCTTTCAGAATGGATCCATGTTGaag ccGGCAGTGTGCACCAGAGAGCTGTGTGTCTTCTCTTTCTACACGCTTGGTGTCATGTCCGGAGCAGCAGAGGAAGTTGCCACGGGAGCAGAG GTGGTTGATCTTTTGGTGGCCATGTGTAGAGCAGCCCTGGAGTCACCCAGGAAGAGCATCATCTTTGAGCCCTACCCCTCTGTAGTTGACCCCAATGACCCCAAGACTCTGGCTTTTAACCCCAAG AAGAAGAACTATGAGAGACTGCAGAAGGCTCTGGACAGTGTGATGTCCATTCGGGAGATGACACAG GGATCTTACTTAGAGATAAAGAAGCAGATGGACAAGCTTGACCCATTAGCTCACCCTCTGCTCCAGTG GATTATATCAAGCAACAGATCTCACATCGTCAAGCTGCCCTTAAGCAGG CAACTCAAGTTCATGCACACATCCCACCAGTTCCTGTTGCTTAGTAGCCCACCAGCCAAGGAGGCCCGCTTTCGCACTGCCAAGAAGCTCTATGGTAGCACCTTCGCCTTTCA TGGTTCCCATATAGAGAACTGGCACTCCATTCTGAGAAATGGACTAGTCAATGCTTCTTATACCAAACTGCAGGTATGTAGCTCTCGCAGCTAG